The following are encoded together in the Scomber scombrus chromosome 7, fScoSco1.1, whole genome shotgun sequence genome:
- the LOC133983924 gene encoding H-2 class II histocompatibility antigen, A-U alpha chain-like gives MLKSQFYSEFYNLPFLVFEHKDVPADGQYDIEFDGDQLLFVDPVTYQTVQRLPEFAEQWTPDPGLAQDTYVSLGTCKYNIPRAIKGENHPPEVIVSPTSLIYPRQEMEPGVPNILICFVNYFHPPRVEITWTKNGLLVDQSEVSQTQYYSNEDFSFRISSYLSFTPEEGDFYSCSVDHISLQEPLTRIWEVDVHTDQQVVETAVCVCGVTLGLIGVVTGLWFILKANKSCQA, from the exons atgttaaaatctcaGTTTTACAGCGAGTTTTACAACCTGCCGTTCTTGGTTTTTGAACACAAG GACGTACCAGCAGACGGCCAGTATGATATTGAATTCGATGGGGACCAGCTCCTCTTTGTTGACCCTGTCACCTATCAGACGGTTCAGCGTCTGCCCGAGTTTGCAGAGCAGTGGACCCCTGATCCTGGATTGGCCCAAGACACTTATGTGTCTCTGGGTACCTGCAAGTACAACATCCCACGTGCCATAAAGGGAGAAAATCATCCTCCAGAGGTTATAG TTAGTCCGACCTCCTTGATCTACCCAAGGCAGGAGATGGAGCCTGGAGTCCCAAACATCCTCATCTGCTTTGTCAATTACTTCCATCCTCCCAGAGTTGAGATCACCTGGACCAAGAACGGGCTGCTGGTGGACCAGAGTGAGGTCAGTCAGACCCAGTACTACTCCAACGAGGACTTCAGCTTTCGCATCTCGTCCTACCTGAGCTTCACTCCTGAGGAGGGCGACTTCTACTCCTGCAGTGTGGACCACATCAGCCTGCAGGAGCCTCTCACCAGGATCTGGG agGTTGACGTACACACAGACCAGCAGGTTGTGGAGACAgcggtgtgtgtttgtggcgtGACTCTGGGGCTGATTGGAGTTGTCACAGGACTCTGGTTCATCCTGAAAGCCAACAAGTCCTGCCAAGCATAA
- the LOC133983431 gene encoding class II histocompatibility antigen, B-L beta chain-like isoform X1 gives MKMMGIYFLCTMAVAAVLLCTPPAGSYTYQMMYDCEYGNNNTDMVFFVKNVFNQKINTMYDSRVGKYVGFGEYGMKNADHYNSQGWKMFLRRAQVEILCRYNAQLFRRSTLDRKVPPIVKVHQTKPADYGERSMLECRVLGFFPQEVKVSWLRDGEEVTTDVSSTDVMANGDWSFQLHSYLELTLRRGERVTCRVDHGSLRKSLEVDWDTSPLDTKYLKKSVGIIFFFIGFVAAAAGGAYYRWKQRFDFTPLGRQGQTPPCNLSEF, from the exons ATGAAGATGATGGGAATCTATTTTCTGTGTACGATGGCAGTCGCTGCTGTTTTACTCTGCACTCCACCAGCAG GTAGCTATACATACCAGATGATGTATGACTGCGAGTATGGCAACAACAACACCGACATGGTCttctttgttaaaaatgtatttaaccagAAGATTAACACCATGTATGACTCCAGAGTTGGAAAATATGTTGGTTTTGGAGAATATGGCATGAAAAACGCAGACCATTATAACAGCCAGGGTTGGAAAATGTTCTTAAGAAGAGCTCAAGTGGAGATTCTTTGCAGATACAATGCACAATTGTTTAGAAGGAGCACACTGGATAGAAAAG TGCCTCCAATTGTCAAAGTCCATCAGACCAAGCCAGCGGACTACGGGGAGCGGTCCATGCTTGAGTGCAGAGttctgggtttttttcctcAGGAGGTGAAGGTGAGCTGGCTGAGGGACGGAGAGGAGGTCACCACCGATGTGTCGTCCACAGATGTCATGGCCAACGGGGACTGGAGCTTCCAGCTTCACTCGTACCTGGAGCTGACACTAAGGAGAGGGGAGCGGGTGACCTGCAGGGTGGACCACGGCAGCCTGAGGAAGAGCCTGGAGGTGGACTGGG ACACTTCTCCACTGGATACCAAGTACCTGAAGAAGTCAGTTGGGatcatcttcttctttattGGCTTCgttgcagctgctgctggaggtgcTTACTACAGGTGGAAACAGAG GTTTGACTTCACTCCGTTAGGCAGACAAGGACAAACACCTCCATGTAATCTTTCAGAGTTTTAA
- the LOC133983431 gene encoding HLA class II histocompatibility antigen, DR beta 4 chain-like isoform X2: MKMMGIYFLCTMAVAAVLLCTPPAGSYTYQMMYDCEYGNNNTDMVFFVKNVFNQKINTMYDSRVGKYVGFGEYGMKNADHYNSQGWKMFLRRAQVEILCRYNAQLFRRSTLDRKGGEGELAEGRRGGHHRCVVHRCHGQRGLELPASLVPGADTKERGAGDLQGGPRQPEEEPGGGLGHFSTGYQVPEEVSWDHLLLYWLRCSCCWRCLLQVETEV, from the exons ATGAAGATGATGGGAATCTATTTTCTGTGTACGATGGCAGTCGCTGCTGTTTTACTCTGCACTCCACCAGCAG GTAGCTATACATACCAGATGATGTATGACTGCGAGTATGGCAACAACAACACCGACATGGTCttctttgttaaaaatgtatttaaccagAAGATTAACACCATGTATGACTCCAGAGTTGGAAAATATGTTGGTTTTGGAGAATATGGCATGAAAAACGCAGACCATTATAACAGCCAGGGTTGGAAAATGTTCTTAAGAAGAGCTCAAGTGGAGATTCTTTGCAGATACAATGCACAATTGTTTAGAAGGAGCACACTGGATAGAAAAG GAGGTGAAGGTGAGCTGGCTGAGGGACGGAGAGGAGGTCACCACCGATGTGTCGTCCACAGATGTCATGGCCAACGGGGACTGGAGCTTCCAGCTTCACTCGTACCTGGAGCTGACACTAAGGAGAGGGGAGCGGGTGACCTGCAGGGTGGACCACGGCAGCCTGAGGAAGAGCCTGGAGGTGGACTGGG ACACTTCTCCACTGGATACCAAGTACCTGAAGAAGTCAGTTGGGatcatcttcttctttattGGCTTCgttgcagctgctgctggaggtgcTTACTACAGGTGGAAACAGAG GTTTGA
- the LOC133983755 gene encoding vitelline membrane outer layer protein 1 homolog, whose amino-acid sequence MACLLTVLAVLALFSCGLCEEKNFLQRAGMTFNNRQYRSMLTVTNGEQFGNWTWPEMCPDQFFAVGFSVRVESSQYGGDDTALNGVRLICAKDGNRSFLYSVESHTGYFGDWSQPQYCPSGVLTAFQLRIEPHQGIFGDDTAANNIKFRCSSNPTLEGTGKDWGEYGHWSQECQAGGICGIESKMEEYQYGLDDSTLNDVRFHCCAKPLQ is encoded by the exons ATGGCATGTCTGCTCACTGTCCTGGCCGTGCTGGCCCTGTTTTCCTGTGGGTTGTGTGAGGAGAAGAACTTCTTGCAGCGGGCTGGTATGACTTTCAACAACAGACAGTACAGATCTATGCTTACTGTCACCAACGGAGAACAGTTTGGAAATTGGACCTGGCCTGAGATGTGTCCAGACCAGTTCTTTGCTGTTGGATTCAGTGTCAGG GTGGAGTCCAGCCAGTACGGGGGGGACGACACCGCCCTGAATGGGGTCCGCCTCATCTGCGCCAAGGACGGGAACCGTAGCTTCCTGTACTCTGTTGAGTCCCACACTGGCTA CTTCGGTGACTGGTCCCAGCCCCAGTACTGCCCCAGTGGTGTGCTCACCGCCTTCCAGCTTCGTATCGAGCCCCATCAGGGAATATTTGGTGACGACACGGCCGCTAACAACATCAAGTTTCGCTGCAGCAGCAACCCAACGCTGGAGGGGACCGGCAAGGACTGGGGAGAGTACGGCCACTGGAGCCAGGAGTGTCAAGCTGGAGGAATCTGTGGCATTGAGAGCAAGATGGAGGAGTATCAGTATGGCCTGGATGACTCCACTCTCAATGATGTGCGCTTCCATTGCTGTGCGAAGCCTCTTCAG TGA